The DNA region TTAGTTTGCTCAAAGCCCAATATTTCGGCTATTTCATCTATTGTATAATCGTTGTGACTGAGTAAATGTTCTGCCTCTCTCATTACCCTGTCTCTTATTAGTGAGGAAAGGCTTTTGCCCAATACCCTTAATACAAAGTTTTTCAGTTTTTGAATGCCCATTCCCATTCCCTGGGCATAAAATTCGCCATATCGCTCGCTTTTGTAAAACTGTTCTAATATTGCCCTGAAACGAAGAATTTGTTGAAGTTCATCAAGAGATGATGCCGCCAGATAACCATCCAGACCGGAGGCATAGCCAAGAAAGAGCGAAATAGACTGCGATAAGAATGGCAAGTCCTTGTTTGCCTCAATATCTCTTTGCAGCTGATCTAGTAAGCCATACGCTTTTGTCGATTCGCCATCTAAATCCTCATAAGATAGTTTTAAAAAAAGCGTTTTTGCCAGTGGATCTAAATGTTGAAGCAGAAAATCGGTGTACAGCGAGTTGGTAAACGTTAACCAATAGCCCGCTTCAATTTGGGCATCGAGCCGCACCAAACCTTCTTCCGGAATAAAGAAAACCCTTGCGTCTCTAAGCTTGTAATCGCCAGAATTCATGCATAACCAGCCCCTGCCCTCTTTAATAACCAGTACCCGAATTGGGAATATGGCCTGTAATGCCCGCTCACGTTTAAAAGTCCCACTAATTGATTCTAGTTGTATCATATTTGTTTTTAAACACGTAAAAATTAACTACTTACAGGGACAGATTTTCACGATTCCGGTTACATTTTTGTGGTTTTAAAAGTACAGATGAACACAAAAAGCCTCCTAATTTATAAAATTAGAGGCTTTATTCATTATTTTTTTTTAAAAATAGAGGGTGAGCAATAAGCTGTTCAGCTTAAAGCCTGAAGTTGTATGCGGCGAAAAAGGCTAATTTAAAGACACAACTTTAATGGCGACAAGTCCGCCGGTTGTAAATTCAACATCGAACTTTACGATGCTATTCGATTTGATCTGGCCAATAATGCCTTCGGCAAATACGCTCACTTCTTTTCCGCCATTTGATGGGGTGATATATCCAAACCCCTTTTCCTGATTGTAGAATTTAACTGTTCCTAATCTCATAACCCAGCAACACTAAACAAGTTTAACATTAACAGCATTCGGTCCTTTTTTTCCTTGTGAAATTTCAAATTCCACTGCATCATTCTGATTGATTTTATCTTTTAAGCCTGAGATGTGCACAAAGATTTCATCACCATTGTCTACTTTAATGAAGCCGAAACCTTTGGATTCATTATAAAATTTTACTATACCTTGCATTTTAATTTAGATCTTTTAAATCTAAACATAGCTGGTTTCAAAAAAGTTTTATAACAGAATAGATTATGCCTCTAAAAAAATAGATAAAGCATGAGTTATCGATGATTTGATAAAACGAGAATATACAGATTGATTGATAAGCAATTGAAAAACAATGCGATAAAACCGATATTATTCCAGCATTTTTCATGCTACATAGATTCCCATCCAAGCTACCAATGACAGATCTATAGTTTGGTCGTCTTTTCGACTGTAGCGTAGCGGAACGGAGAAATCTTTTTGATGCGAGTTCAAACATTTCTCCTCCAAAGGAGCTCCTGCGGAGCGCTTAGGTCGAAAGACGATTTGCTGGAAAGAACCGTCATCCGATAGCTATCAGATCCAACGCCCTCATTTTTTCTAAAACTGACCCTGGGGACGACGACCGTTCTTCGTCGGTATTTATATGCTTAAGAATATTAAAAACCTGATCAACCCTTCTTGCCACTAAAAATTGCAACAAAAACACCTAATCCTCCCAGAATGAAGATTACTCCCAAAACAAAATTTAATTTATCGCCCATTTCGGTAAGGTAGAAATTATTTGGGCGATGACACTATTTTGACATAAATTACAACAATTAGTTGTGTTTTTCCGACATTAACAGACCGTGAAAGGCTTTAATGTGTACTATAACGATTTCATGAAGCTGAACTGCTTCGATAAGTAATTTAAAAGATAATCGTATGGAAACTAAACCACAGAACGAAAGCTGCGCTTTAACTTGGGTACACCCATAATGTTTTTCGCTACCCGTCCTTTCTTGGTGATGGCAATATCAAATTGCACCGAACTGCCTACGTATAGTCCTTTCGCTTTGCAATCGGCAATGTCGAAATAAATACTTTCGATAACTAAATATTGAGAAATCAGACCGAAGCCTCTTTGTTTGTTGTAAGCAGTTATTACACCATCCATAAGATCTGTTTTGAGCGTTATATATTTTGTGTTTGCTTAATACATTATGAATTAAATTGTTTTAAAACTAATGATAACAACTTGGGCTGCAAAACACAGTAGACGAACTTCACAGATTAATAGATTTCATACCAAATATTGTTGATTTAGTGAAAAATCGATCAAAGTATAGGCAATTTCGATCAAAAATTGTGAAAAACCAGTAAAACCTATTTAGAAACAATGTGTTGCATTAAATAGAACAGCTAACCTGATATTATGAAAAAAGTAACCAAAACGACTTCTCGAAAAGAACTGGAAAACGTAAAGGAAGGTGATGAAATTGAAGATGACACCGGGAAGCAAGGCGAAGTATCAAATATCGAGATTTTGCAACGCAGAAGCGAAAAACAATTCTATTACAAGTTAAAACACGACGGAACCATCCTCGTTATCAAATAACTTTGTTCCACCGGCACTGCATGCTTCAACCCAAAATATATCAAAGCAAACCTGCCTTTCGGTTTACACCCTGCATACGTGTCTATGTCAGCGTTTAAATGTTGCCTAACAATGAGTTCGAAAGCATAAATTTTGATACACGTTACAAGCTTGATGACAAATAAGTTATATTTATAGCGTTTACAAAAACCAAATAAATGAAAACCATCCTTAGTATATTATTCTCTGCTGTTGCCTTCGTTTTGATTTGTGCAGCTACCGCCAATAAAAAAATTACCGTTCGCTATTTAAGCAACCAAAATTATCATAAAATTGATACGCCCGACCAAGATCGGTTTGTGAAGGTGCCATTGGTGCAGGGCGAATTTACCGAACCCACAGAATTAACCGTGCTGCCCAATCTTGATATTTTAGTGGCGCAACGTCGCGGAGAAATAATGCTTTATAAAAACAACAGCAAAAAACTGATTGAAGCTGGTAAATTGAACGTTTATTTTAAAACAAACGTACCCGACGTAAATGCCGAAGAGGGTTTACTTGGCATGGCCGCCGACCCTAAATTTGCGATTAACCATTATGTTTACCTTTTTTATAGTCCTTTTGATAAATCAGTAAATCGTTTATCTCGCTTTAAACTGATAAATGATAAAATTGTAAAGGAGTCGGAGAAAATCGTTTTAGAATTTTATTCACAACGCGACATTTGCTGCCATACGGGCGGATCGATCGCTTTCGGTCCCGATAATTTGCTGTACGTTTCTACCGGCGACAACTCTACGCCGTTTGATGTTCCAAAACAAAAGTTTGTAAATAAAGGCTATGCCCCGCTTGATAACCGAAAAGGCTTGCAACAATACGATTCGAGGCGATCGGCCGGGAACACCAACGATTTACGGGGAAAGATTCTCCGAATTAAAATGAACGACGACGGCAGTTACAATATTCCCGAAGGAAATCTCTTTCCAAAAGAAGAGCCCAAAACGCGGCCGGAAATTTTTGTAATGGGCAACAGGAACCCTTATCGTATTGCTGTTGACCAGAAAACAGGCTACTTATATTGGGGAGAAGTTGGCCCCGATGCGAGCAACGACGATGCGCTACGCGGACCGAGGGGTTACGATGAGGTGAATCAAGCCAAAAAAGCCGGAAACTTCGGCTGGCCCTACTTTATCGGCAACAATTATCCGTATAAGGCATACGATTATACCAATGGCGAAAGTGGCGATGCTTTCGATGCGTCGGGAGCAACAAACAATTCGCCAAACAACACAGGGCTTGAGCGGGTTCCGGCGGCACAGCCAGCATTTATCTGGTATCCGTACGGCGAGTCGAAGGAGTTTCCGCAAGTGGGTTCTGGCGGCAGAACGGCAATGGCTGGTCCGGTTTATTATACCAGGCCGAACGCTTCCCCCTATCCCGAATACTATAACGGCAAGCTGATAATTTACGAATGGGTGCGCGGCTGGGTGAAAGCAGTAACGATGAATGCGCAGGGCGATTATTTAAGCATGGAGCCTTTTATGGCCAATATATCGCTTGCTGCACCAATTGACATGGAGCAAGGGCCTGACGGAAAGTTGTACATTTTAGAATATGGCAAGGGATGGTTTTCAAAGAATCCTGATGCGGGAATTGTAAGAATTGATTATTTAAAGGGTAATAGGCCACCTGCAATTAAAAACCTGAACATTGCTAAAACAAGCGGTTTGCTTCCGTACAAAATGACGGCAAAGGTAGATGCGAAAGACCCCGACGGCGATGCCCTAACTTATATTTGGAACCTAGGCAAAGGAATTACAAAAACCACTACCACGCCTACTTTACAATACACATTTACGAAAGCAGGCGAATATGCGATCAGTGTAAAGGCTATTGACCGCAACAAAGCGACGGCAAAAAGTAGAATTGTGCCCGTGTTTGCTGGTAACGAACATCCGCAGGTTAACATCAGCATTGCAGGAAACAAAAGCTTTTATTTTCCGAATGAGCCAGTAAATTATAAGGTGCTTGTGAGCGATAAAGGTGCAAAAGTGAATTACAGCCGTATTTTTATCTCGAGCACTTATACCGAAGGCCGTGATTTAGCCGGCGCACAATTGGGCCACCAACAAGCGGTACAAACAATGATCGGAAAAACGCTGATGCTGAAATCTGATTGCAGCACCTGCCATAAAGAATCTGCGGCTTCTATCGGTCCCGCTTTCGACAAAATTGCTGCAAAATATAAAAACGATGGTAAGGCGGTCGATTATCTGGCATCCAAAGTAATTGGGGGCAGTCAGGGCGTATGGGGCGAAGTGCCTATGCCTGCACACGCGGCCATGAAACAGGCCGATGTTAAAAAGATAACGGAATGGATTATGAGCCTCGGCAATAAAGAAACCGTTGCAGCCTCGTTGCCAACATCCGGAAAAATAGTGCCGCCTGCTAATATCGATAAGAAAAAACCAGTATTAACCATAAAGGCAAGCTACACAGATGCCGGTTCGATGGGCTTAAAACCGCTTACAAGCACCAATTTGGTCAACCTCAGAAATAATGAAATTGAGGCGGTGGACCTACAAAATTTTAAGGGCTTTGAAAAGAAAGACATTTACGGAGGCGATAAACTTGTGTTGAACAACGAAACCGCATGGATAGCGTTGAAGAATATTGACCTGACTGGCATTGCAAGCTTCAATTTTGCATTTGCTCGCTTAAACAGGGGCACAAACGGAAAGATCGAGATCAGGCTCGACAGCGAAAACGGCGCAATTGTTGGAACATCCACACTGGAAAGTGATGTGCCGTTAGCGCCAGTTATCGATGGAAAAATGCATACACTGTATTTCATTTTTAAAGTTGAAAAAGAAGCTACTAAAGATAAAATAGTGCTAAGTTCAATTACGCTGAAACAGAAGAATTGATTGCCATGCTTAACAATCGGTATGCGTGAGGGATGGATAAGTTTAAAGAAGTCAAGTTTGAAAAACTTGATTTCTTACCATCACTATCATAATAATTGGACTCTAAAAATTAAAATCGCGAAAAAACCATTCGCGATTTTTTAATATAAGTGTAAGCAGTTAAGCTGGTAATAATATCTTTGCACGAAATTCTTATTAAATGAAAAACATAAAAAACATCATTTTTGATTATGGCAACGTAATCTTCGAAATTGATTTTAAAATTGCCCAGGCTTCTTTCAAAAAACTCGGCATTAACGATATAGAAAACTTCTTTGCGCATAAGGCACACAATCAATTGTTCGATGATTTTGAGACGGGCGCAATTTCGCCAGCCCAGTTTCGCGAGGGAATAAGAAAGGCAGCGAACAACCCGGCGCTTACCAACGAGCAAATTGACGAGGCCTGGAACAGCTTATTAATTGGCACCATTCAAGAGAACCATGATTTGCTTTTAAAAGTGAAAGAAAAATATCGCACTTTTTTATTGAGCAACAACAACGAAATCCACTACGATTGGATTATCAATTACCTGAAAACAACATTCGAACTGAACAATTACGACGAATATTTCGAAAAGGCTTATTTTTCGCAACACATGAAGTTGCGTAAGCCCAATACAAACATTTTTGAACAGGTATTAAAAGAAAACGGACTGAACCCTGCTGAAACCTTATTTATTGACGATAGTCCGCAGCATATTGAAGGCGCTAAAAGCGTAGGATTAAACACTTTACTAATGACAGAAAAACCTGCTCAGCTGGAAAGCTTTTTAAAGGCGAACGGAATTTTGTAGAAAGCGCCACTCTGCCAAAGATCCCCTCTCTATGAAAGGCAGAATCTTGGCTTGTTCCTCCTCGTCTCTCCCCAGAAGGGAGAGATTTAACGGACAGTAAGTAAAAACATTGCTACAAAAGTGCTTTAACCTCTGGGTTCAAATCACTGTTCTGTGTTTTCCTCTCTTCAAGGAGAAAGACAGCACAAAAGAACGGCTACCACTCCCTTTAACAGGTAGAGGCCTAAAGCGCCAACTATATCTGGCCGTCATCCTGAACTTATTTCAGGATCTGTTTAGCATGAAGACCGAATATGAGAGGTGCTGAAATAAATTCAGCATGACGTGTTGCCCGAGCCCCTCTCTATGAAAGGCAGAATCTTCGCCTGTTCCTCCCCGTCTCTCCCCAGAAGGGAGAGATTTAACGGACAGTAAGTAAAACCATTGCTACAAAAGTGCTTTAACCTCTGGGTTCAAATCACTGTTCCGTGTTTCCCTCTCTTCAAGGAGAGGGACAGTACAAAAGAACGGCTACCACTCCCTTTAACGGGGACAAGCCTAAAGCGCCAACTATGAACGCTTCGTCATCCTGAACTTGTTTCAGGATCCGTTTAGCATGAAGACCGAATATGAAAGGTGCTGAAATAAATTCAGCATGACGTGTTGCCCGAGCCCCTCTCTATGAAAGGCAGAATCTTGGCTTGTTCCTCCTCGTCTCTCCCCAGAAGGGAGAGATTTAACGGACAGTAAGTAAAAACATTGCTACAAAAGTGCTTTAACCTCTGGGTTCAAATCACTGTTCCGTGTTTCCCTCTCTTCAAGGAGAGGGACAGTACAAAAGAACGGCTACCACTCCCTTTAACAGGGAGAGGTTCTTTCAATGGGTCAGGCCCTTTTAACGGGTAAGGCTTTTCCTCCGCTTCAACTCTCTTTCAATCAAACCCAACTCTCTACCTGTTTGGCCGGCAACCGAGGTGTTTTCCTGGGCCCTTCTAAACAAGTAAGGCATAACCGCTTTAATAGGCCCATAAGGTACATACTTGGCTACGTTATAGCCTGCATCGGCAAGGTTAAAGCTCAAATTATCGCTCATTCCCAACAGCTGCGCAAAATACACATGCGGGTGGTTGTGTGCTATTTTTCGCTCATCTAGCAGATAGGTTAATAAGCGGCTGCTTTCTTCGTTGTGCGTTCCGCAAACAATAGCAATCTCCTCAATATGATCTACACAATAACGCAGCGATGCGTTATAATCCCTATCCGATGACTCTTTATCGGGCTGAATTGGCGAAGGATAACCCCTCTCCTGTGCACGCTTGCGTTCTTTTTCCATATAGGCACCGCGAACCATCTTTACACCTAAAATAAAGCCTGAAGCCTTCGCAATCAAATGGTCGGCTTTCATATCCGCCAATTTATCATGGCGATACATTTGGTAAGTATTGTAAACAATAATGCGCTCTTTGTTAAACTTGCGCATCATATCCAAAGCCAATTCGTCGATCGTGTCCTGAATCCAGGTTTCCTCAGCATCAATCATAACAGGTACGCCTTTGTCGAAAGCTGTTCTGCAGATTTTTTCACAACGCATTTTCACGCGTTCAAACTCAAAATTTTCTGCCTGTGTTAAATGGCCTTTAGCGTCTAATTTTTCCAAAAGTGCAAAACGACCAATGCCTGTGATCTTAAAAACCGTAATCGGAATGTTCAGATCGCCATCTGCACGAAGAATTGTTCTGATAATTTCCTCGCAGGTTTCATCAAAAACAACTTCTTCCTCCTCGCCTTCCACAGAATAATCTAAAATGGTACCTACACCACCCCTTGCCAATTGAGCAATGGCCTTATCACATTCCGTAATCGTTTCTCCACCGCAGAACTGTTGAAAAATAGTCGCTTTAACCGCACCTTCGATGGGTAAACCAATATTTAAAAAGAAATTGGTTATCGGCGGACCAACCTTAGTTAAAAAATTGCTGCCAATCATCTTGAAAAGCCAATAGGCTTTTTTTAGTTCGGTGTTGTTCTTTTGACGAAAGGCAACTTCGGTGTTATCGAAATTAGGTTGTTTATTGGGCGATAAATCCATTTATATGATAATTAATAAGTCAGATGGATGCAAAATTATAAAAACCATTGGTTGTAGAAATTAAAAACGGCTAAATAATCGTATTTTTGCAGCAAAATGATACAATTCAAATTAGAAGGCGAATTTATTCCGTTGATTCAATTGTTAAAAGCCACCGGCTTAGTAGGAACTGGCGGCGATGCCCAGGCTGCTGTGAGTGACGGACTTGTAAAATGTAACGGAGAAGTAGAACTTCGCAAGCGTTATAAGGTTCGGGTTGGCGATATCATTACCTTTGAACACGATAAAATCGAAGTAATATAATGGAAACCTTAACGAGCGCAGGCCATTCGCTTTATTTCGAAAGCAATTTAGACGCCTTAAAAACCCTTTTAGAAAGCAACAAATACAGTAAAGTGTTCATCCTTGCCGATGAGAACACAAGTGAAATTTGCTTGCCAACCTTTCAGTCGATGATGGATGACTTTGCCGATTTCGATTTGATAGAGACATCAGCAGGCGAAGAAAATAAGAATATCGATTTTTGTATCGGCATTTGGAAAACCTTATTGGATTTTGAGGCGGACCGCAAAAGCCTGATGATTAATTTGGGCGGCGGCGTGATTACCGATATGGGTGGCTTTATCGCATCGACCTACAAACGCGGCATCGATTTCATCAATGTTCCCACTACGCTACTCTCGCAAGTTGATGCTTCCGTTGGCGGCAAAACGGGTATTGATATCGACAATGTTAAAAACATGGTGGGTACCTTTACGCTTCCGCAAATGGTATTTATAGAAACGGAATTCTTAAAAACCCTGCCTCAACGCGAGCTTTTATCGGGCTTTGCCGAAATGATTAAACATGGGCTCATTTACGATAAGACTTACTACGAGAAATTAAAAACAACGGATTACTTAACACCTTCGGCCGAAGATATTTACCGTTCGGTACAAATTAAGAATGAAGTAGTAACGATAGATCCGCAAGAACAAAATCTACGTAAGATCTTAAATTTCGGACATACCATTGGGCATGCAGTAGAAAGCTATTCGCTGGCAAACGATGAAAATCCGCTTACCCACGGCGAGGCAATTGCTATAGGCTTTGTTTGCGAGGCTGCGTTATCAATCAAAAACAGCACTTTAACAAAGGATGAATTGAACGATATCAGCACTTACATTTTGGAGTTATATCCGAAATACCACATCAAAAAAGAAAGCTTTGATACGCTTTTAGCGTTGATGCAGAGCGATAAAAAGAATGAGGATGGCAATATTTTATTCTCTCTTTTAGAAAGGCAAGGAAAATGCACGTTTAACTGCCGTGTAAGCACCGCCGATATTTTGAGCAGTTTGGATTATTATAACAGTTTATAAAATGAATTTTACCGGAAGTGATATTTCTGTTGTCGGGCTGTTTAGTTTTGTAATCGTTTTAACCTTGGTTGAAATGTA from Pedobacter endophyticus includes:
- a CDS encoding helix-turn-helix domain-containing protein, with translation MIQLESISGTFKRERALQAIFPIRVLVIKEGRGWLCMNSGDYKLRDARVFFIPEEGLVRLDAQIEAGYWLTFTNSLYTDFLLQHLDPLAKTLFLKLSYEDLDGESTKAYGLLDQLQRDIEANKDLPFLSQSISLFLGYASGLDGYLAASSLDELQQILRFRAILEQFYKSERYGEFYAQGMGMGIQKLKNFVLRVLGKSLSSLIRDRVMREAEHLLSHNDYTIDEIAEILGFEQTKHLYYNFKRYKGMSIVQFKKAKGI
- a CDS encoding cold-shock protein, giving the protein MRLGTVKFYNQEKGFGYITPSNGGKEVSVFAEGIIGQIKSNSIVKFDVEFTTGGLVAIKVVSLN
- a CDS encoding cold-shock protein, whose product is MQGIVKFYNESKGFGFIKVDNGDEIFVHISGLKDKINQNDAVEFEISQGKKGPNAVNVKLV
- a CDS encoding cold shock domain-containing protein, which translates into the protein MDGVITAYNKQRGFGLISQYLVIESIYFDIADCKAKGLYVGSSVQFDIAITKKGRVAKNIMGVPKLKRSFRSVV
- a CDS encoding PQQ-dependent sugar dehydrogenase is translated as MKTILSILFSAVAFVLICAATANKKITVRYLSNQNYHKIDTPDQDRFVKVPLVQGEFTEPTELTVLPNLDILVAQRRGEIMLYKNNSKKLIEAGKLNVYFKTNVPDVNAEEGLLGMAADPKFAINHYVYLFYSPFDKSVNRLSRFKLINDKIVKESEKIVLEFYSQRDICCHTGGSIAFGPDNLLYVSTGDNSTPFDVPKQKFVNKGYAPLDNRKGLQQYDSRRSAGNTNDLRGKILRIKMNDDGSYNIPEGNLFPKEEPKTRPEIFVMGNRNPYRIAVDQKTGYLYWGEVGPDASNDDALRGPRGYDEVNQAKKAGNFGWPYFIGNNYPYKAYDYTNGESGDAFDASGATNNSPNNTGLERVPAAQPAFIWYPYGESKEFPQVGSGGRTAMAGPVYYTRPNASPYPEYYNGKLIIYEWVRGWVKAVTMNAQGDYLSMEPFMANISLAAPIDMEQGPDGKLYILEYGKGWFSKNPDAGIVRIDYLKGNRPPAIKNLNIAKTSGLLPYKMTAKVDAKDPDGDALTYIWNLGKGITKTTTTPTLQYTFTKAGEYAISVKAIDRNKATAKSRIVPVFAGNEHPQVNISIAGNKSFYFPNEPVNYKVLVSDKGAKVNYSRIFISSTYTEGRDLAGAQLGHQQAVQTMIGKTLMLKSDCSTCHKESAASIGPAFDKIAAKYKNDGKAVDYLASKVIGGSQGVWGEVPMPAHAAMKQADVKKITEWIMSLGNKETVAASLPTSGKIVPPANIDKKKPVLTIKASYTDAGSMGLKPLTSTNLVNLRNNEIEAVDLQNFKGFEKKDIYGGDKLVLNNETAWIALKNIDLTGIASFNFAFARLNRGTNGKIEIRLDSENGAIVGTSTLESDVPLAPVIDGKMHTLYFIFKVEKEATKDKIVLSSITLKQKN
- a CDS encoding HAD family hydrolase, which codes for MKNIKNIIFDYGNVIFEIDFKIAQASFKKLGINDIENFFAHKAHNQLFDDFETGAISPAQFREGIRKAANNPALTNEQIDEAWNSLLIGTIQENHDLLLKVKEKYRTFLLSNNNEIHYDWIINYLKTTFELNNYDEYFEKAYFSQHMKLRKPNTNIFEQVLKENGLNPAETLFIDDSPQHIEGAKSVGLNTLLMTEKPAQLESFLKANGIL
- a CDS encoding proline dehydrogenase family protein; this encodes MDLSPNKQPNFDNTEVAFRQKNNTELKKAYWLFKMIGSNFLTKVGPPITNFFLNIGLPIEGAVKATIFQQFCGGETITECDKAIAQLARGGVGTILDYSVEGEEEEVVFDETCEEIIRTILRADGDLNIPITVFKITGIGRFALLEKLDAKGHLTQAENFEFERVKMRCEKICRTAFDKGVPVMIDAEETWIQDTIDELALDMMRKFNKERIIVYNTYQMYRHDKLADMKADHLIAKASGFILGVKMVRGAYMEKERKRAQERGYPSPIQPDKESSDRDYNASLRYCVDHIEEIAIVCGTHNEESSRLLTYLLDERKIAHNHPHVYFAQLLGMSDNLSFNLADAGYNVAKYVPYGPIKAVMPYLFRRAQENTSVAGQTGRELGLIERELKRRKSLTR
- a CDS encoding RNA-binding S4 domain-containing protein gives rise to the protein MIQFKLEGEFIPLIQLLKATGLVGTGGDAQAAVSDGLVKCNGEVELRKRYKVRVGDIITFEHDKIEVI
- the aroB gene encoding 3-dehydroquinate synthase translates to METLTSAGHSLYFESNLDALKTLLESNKYSKVFILADENTSEICLPTFQSMMDDFADFDLIETSAGEENKNIDFCIGIWKTLLDFEADRKSLMINLGGGVITDMGGFIASTYKRGIDFINVPTTLLSQVDASVGGKTGIDIDNVKNMVGTFTLPQMVFIETEFLKTLPQRELLSGFAEMIKHGLIYDKTYYEKLKTTDYLTPSAEDIYRSVQIKNEVVTIDPQEQNLRKILNFGHTIGHAVESYSLANDENPLTHGEAIAIGFVCEAALSIKNSTLTKDELNDISTYILELYPKYHIKKESFDTLLALMQSDKKNEDGNILFSLLERQGKCTFNCRVSTADILSSLDYYNSL